In the genome of Danaus plexippus chromosome 18 unlocalized genomic scaffold, MEX_DaPlex mxdp_20, whole genome shotgun sequence, the window AAATAACACAAGAAGATTCAGTGATCCCTGCGTGAGGGGCTTGCCTGATGCTGAGAGGCAAGCTAATGGTGATGCAGACTCAGATTGTTCTAGTTCTGGTCTGTCAGGAAGTCAAGTGGGTAGCCGGCTCTTAACCTGCCTTTTGGATCAAATTGCATCACTAAAAGCAACCAATGGTAGATTGACGAAAGAATTACAGGACACTAGAGGTGAGTActcattgatttaaaaaagttagtgttcattttaaaattgttgttaaCTAGAATTTTTAGAAATCAAACTCAGTAAGTTTTAGTCTTCTTGTCTCATACTGTGATTCACTATTTCCTTTTtgatcatgtttttttttatatatatttaaatacatatattagccTTCCTGCCCACTttcttataactataataatattttaatatcacattgCCCACACATTATCTCAAGATCATATAACATGATGAGACAAGGTCACAAATATCATTTGATTTGTTAACAATACTAATGCATTGaagctttttttattgttttcgtGTAATGGATACTTTGGAATTGagatcttttttatatttttttaaatttttaattataatacttatagtTACAGTCGaaaagttgttaaaaaaattatatatactttgtgaggatttttttttcttgtatattatacataatttattcgtttaaaatatttacagtgaaataacattttaatttaagaagatgaacatattttctaatactatAAAGTATGTCCTGTAACATGtacatatagtttttaaataaggttTTGAGTATAgtgaaatcttaatttttattttattttattacagctgAACTAGATAATCTCAGGCAGAATGGTTATTTTCCTAAAAGCTCAGGAAATTTGGGAGCACCTAATCTTAACAGCAATggtaagatttatattatttagtactcaacaaatatataatagatgacatacataatgtaataaatacattatagtgtagaaatacttaaaaaaaattatttaaaatatttaaatcaatgaaattttatacatgaaaaataatatatttttgttattaaaattattattatttatttcattgccaAGTAGCTGTTTAATAAACTGTCTTTACTACAGTACTAAGTAACTCGTGATTAGAAAGTAAGtaagacaatatatatatatacctgttACAAGAAAAGTGTCCATGTCGTGTGTTctacattttcttattttcccCACTAATACGTAACTGCTAAAACGgctgtttttataatacttttcatCATAATAAGTTCACGTAACTACCTAATTGTAGTACATGACggtgatattttaattgataacgTGCATACTGTAAGTTTTAAGTTACAGATGTAAACTCATACTTAGggttatttattgatatagtaTTTCTATTCGATTTTTGCAGTCCTCGACCTAGTGTGATAACCTTGTCGGCGTGAGATtatcgaatatatatatacacacacttATTTAATGCTCTTCTCaactgatatttttcaataatttctcCCACAATTTGGAAATAAACcaatttataagataattttttgaacGAACAGACGAcgataaaaatagtttacgCTATTATACATTGAAAGTTTATCAGACAGTTATTTAAGATAGCTTTATTGATTACCAATTGTTTGGTGTACTCATAATTCGTGAcgtttacaataaaacagttaACCTAACGGTTTCTTTACAAAATGATTACAGAAAGTTTTTAAGAACGTGaagttaatattgatatacattttttagtaCTTCAATATGCAACGTtgcgtttttttaaatatcgaatgtaatctttttaaaaaccgtttttttttatgttactgcGTTAATTatcatgttattaaaaataatgaaaggatacagaataaataaaatcgttgTCTGTAACCGTTAAAGCAACATGCAGTCATTTATGTGAACGTCCGTTAGCAAACCATAATGTTTAGTtagttaatacaattatagtattactttaataactcttatattaatttatattttagtattttataaaattttcactcgtaaattatatttctcgtTATTCATGTAATCAACCTTGgagaaaaatatagatatatatgtatatatatacattttaagccTAGTTATGGACAATAAGTTAGTAGAAACTCGTCACGTAACTTAAACAGGACGACCTGTCATGGgatttatagttaattttttgaCAACATTTACACATTTAGTCCGAGTTTGAAACGACGAACGGAAAGCGAACTAAGCTAAATGTAGACATGAAAGGTGATACTGATGGTATCACTTATAACTCGTACTAAGGGAAAAGCATTTTAAACGACTCttatgtatatcaaaatatctgtTGCTTTTTTAACTAAGTTAAACTAGGAGCTGTTTTTCCGGCCTCTCTtagaatttttcatatttttatgcaatttAATTAGGTAAATATgtcttaagattttaaaatcttcTCTATTATCTTGCTAGCTAACTGCGACCTCGTCCAAGTTCTTCAAGGGCCTCGGAAATGAAGCTTAGatgattttaacaaattatatatccaAAACTACGGACTGGGTTCAtagattttgtttatacatccgattattattaatttgtataacgtGAACCGTTATCACGTTGCAGTAATTTAAGATCATTGTCTGTCAAATGCCATAAATTAccgtctttaaataaaacctccGCTGGAGTATACTATAGGAAATGACACAGCTCATAACAGTATCCTAGCACGAGTTCAAATAGCGGAAATTACTGTCAGtttcaaagtttttcattcacgAATCGTCACACATAGTTACAACGGAGGTATATGGATTAGGACTAAATATTCTTAGTTAGGTGtactgttgttttattttgtgctTATTTACGATAACTACTGAACCCATTTGTATTGAGTTTACAGtatcataaatgtatttattgtagaGTTCGTGAAGATCTGAGACGATTGAAATTTTTCACGGTCttactattaattttctgTTGGAAGTGGATATAccatttgttataattttttttatgtacaatttgtatgtatgtatgtatgtatgtgtaaattTCCATAACAAGGTATGTACTCGCCCGGGTGTGTCGCTGATATGGTCCGGGAGATTCGAGACGCTACCAGGATCAGAGAGGAAGCAATGTACGCCAGATTGAGAGCCATGCTCATTGAGAAGACAGACGTACgtattatacatacaaatatacgaTAATCTAGATACCTGACTCTCATATATCGTTTGGTTAAAAATTTCCATTTGATCCGAGTCAAAATGTATACCAAATAAACTGTCAGATAAAGCAATATAATGTGTACTAGCTTCTGTGTACATACATGGAATAGTGACAGGAACAGGAATACTGCTGAAATGTCACATTTTTAACCTTTGAGCAAGGTCCGTACCACTCGAACTCTTTAGATATGATTGAAATCTATTTAGGAGagtttaatacaaacaatacgcttattataagtttcaatCGTTACACAACAAACGGagatataatagtttttcaatatAGTATCAATGTTGTTGAATAAACGTGAAACGCTCCGTATTTAGTGACGATGCTAACTTATAGTAAGCCTATTGGTATTTAGCGTCTGATTAAACCATTCGTTTCAGTGGACGCTTTCGCGTTTCAATAATTCATTACGCTGTCAGATTAGAGAGTGAGTATTAAATACGGTTTAACGTAAATAACGCACAGTGACGTAAATAACGTAGAAATACTTGGGTGTGATCGTTTGTCCTTTCGTCAGTATTCTGGATAAACGCCAACAGTcacttatataacattaaaattatttatgtgtatatttgtttcaagTATATTATGTATCTGTAATTCTCTTATAAGCATCATTGTTATAGCTTCGTATCAAGATGTACAATTCTATCTCGCTATCTATAGATAAtgttatctaaaaaaataacctgTCATGCGATCAGAAATTGGCAAACCGATTACATCGTTAGTGAAGAGACtgactgtaaataaaatatttttttcttccaaGCAGGTTTTCATGAAAACTAACTATACGAATTACTAACAACAGTATAATgtgaaaattatgttaaaccAAACAAGGCCATATCAATAATTTacgcaatatttttatattgcgtTATCGTTGAtaacatcaattttttttactattaaatatacctaCTAATGCAAGATttgaaatatgatttttaaacgtattaagaaaatacttcttttatttgtgtaattaatttgttacagaGCGGATTATCTTCAACCGAGTCGAAGCTGGCTGAGAGAACTCTTGATGAAATAAaggtacatttaatttttaggaATAGCGCCATCTAGTAATTAAAAGCGATAACAAAATATAGCGGTAGATGGCGCTGTTCATTTTCTGTCCAGTATTAGTTGAAGCTGGTTcactattttgttttgatggTATCGAAGAGATGGCGCTGTATTTgtctatataataagtatattaatgcatatattttatcgattGTATTCTTtctatatctaaatatttttgaattaaatatcatctttaaaataatttaagcaatATTTGTTAGTGCACAAGTTATAtacataagatttttttagtttgCAAGTGCTCAAAGtaagaaaagaaaacatttctCTGAGACATGGTTAATTGactatattaagaattatagaagaaaaaattcatatctatcaaaattatataaaaaaatatatattaatttcgacaaatacaagaaaaataaccTAACGAAACCCTCCGTCGGAATGTAACACAAATactcaacaattttttttttttttgtttttattctgtactattaatgtatatttacacTGTGTGGGTGGTCGTGAAGAGCACTCGTCGGTCTGTCCGTCACAGTTCTTGTGCGAAACACCTCAATAATACGTAGTAATTGACGTGTCTCGTGTCAatttaacatacatttttctttgtcatattattgtaaatcgCGCTTTAATACAACCGCCATTACGCCATATTGAATTTTACGTCAAATGCGTTGTGGTAAGTGGaaaaacgttatttttaacgaacagtttgtatttttatttctgtatttcgTCTTATTCGTgtttgttttgtgttttattgaataattgtattttattaattggatTACGTTTAGAGGGTGGTGGTATTATAAAATCAGCGTGTGCCGTCAAACGTGGAACGCATCGATTCATCCCGACCGGCTGTATACGTGCGATCCAATAGTTGAATACGGCTACAATCACACCGTCAcgtcgttttaaaataatctattaataattaaataaactcgtatatttgaagtatttttatcGCATTCTTAACACGTCGTGAAAtgaacgaaaatattaaaatggataaaatctttttaatttttattttttaatttcatctacaaaaatttcatactttagtttattgatgaaaaaatagtTTCGTTAAATACAAACCTTGCCACGtttttgattataatgaaCATCGTATTTAAGCGAAATATGCAAGTAAAGTGAattgctaaataaaattaataattgtttttatatcggTGCAAATGCGTTTCGAATGTTCAGTATTTTGTAGTCTTTACCGGTTTCCCCATCGGGCATTTGAAATATGAACGGGTGCGTAGGGCGGGCTGTGTCAATATTGGCAGATGTGAGTGGATGGCTGCAGCGAGGCGCCACCCCTGGTGACGTCACATACCTTCCACATTCACTACCAACATGACGGATGTGCAGTCATCATTGTAGCGCCCTTTCATTATTACAATGTTGGTACAAATgaacaaaacttataaatcAAGCGACAGCGATTATAATCCGCCATTTTGATTTCcgtaaatcattttaaagattaaaattatggGAATATAATCAATCGTTTCTATGAACATCAGTTGGAAGTAATCGAAATCCTCGATATTCTGTCACGCGGCACTCGGTTAAATGCCAGTCGGTTAAAATCTCAATAACCGAGATTATTTGCGTTTAAAATTCACGCTCGCGCATCGTAATGAGTTAATTGCGTGCAAAAACGTTCGCACCATGGCTATAATGCAGTAGGCTCGCTAAATATACGAGACGTTAATAAAACGTGTTTCATGTTCTGTGAAGCCAGCGCGTactataactattatatataaatagccaTGAGTATGATGGTACCGAGTATTATTACGTAAACGAAAAATACGTATTAAGATAAAGAacggtaaataatttttcgtttAGACAATTACCagtgaatattttgtaatgtaacTTATATCGCTCGTATGTAAAACTTTGAGAATGACgaaaaaattacttcgtttccatataaaaaaatatttcaacacaaataaatatgaattttaggTTGTTAagattaaactaataaaatcattataaaatagagatggttaaaaaaaagtcatttcAATGACAGTAAATAATAAGACCGGCGCTAGAACgaatgtttaatttcaaaatgaattggtaagtatgtatatatatatatataaagctatttattttaagtttataatatacagtTTTTGAGTCGTACAATTGAAACATAGAAGACATTAgtcatcatttataataaacatgttaACGTATATATTGCAacgtataaaatgaatttaatttaatcaatacaCATTATGGTTCATAATCACCACAATAAGTTCACCTGTACATGATAATAAATACTCCAACATTGCTTAGTCCTTGATCAGGTCTCGCGCCGGCCGTGTCCCCGCATACATTACATGCCCAGCTAAACATTGTTCCACCTCCAAGggaaatatattacacataaGTAGCGTAGATAAGCTTCGTAGGcttgaaaaaaaactatacactaaacaaacatataatatatatatatacttctaAATGAGATGAGAGAGACATAAAAACTCTtagctaatatatttatgtactaaTGAAGAAGTCGAATTCtttcaagatattattataaaatttttatcatacttatatataaatatttttgcaactTATATGATATACACTTGTATTGTAAAACGTAcctgtatatatttcatattcgtACTTATTATTTGCGTGCGTgtcttatatttaagttattacgTTTTGTGAACCCTCGCGTAGCTCGCTACTATAAAGGGTATTGGAATTTTGTTAAGgctctaaaattttaatgcacGGACatcttatattcaatatattttatgcgattataaattttttagtacTTTCATAATTGTTTTACTCCCTTCAACTGATGACTAATATTGTCTTTAATACGCTCGCATATAATGCTATCAGGAATGTAAGTCATGTCGAAAAACATGGAAGGGGTTAGAAAATAGACGGGGATTTTGTTATGAGAAAATTGTAACGTGAACTCATCCATACTAGTTATTTGCCccgaattcaaataaaacttttaagtgtttaataaatagatatagtaAGCAATCATCAGCGCCTATATAATTgtggaaaaaatatacgaatataGTATAGCCAATATGAGCTAAGCTATGTTACTAAGGAagcaaatcattttaatatgttttctgatttatttccatataaaagGCTCAGTCCAAGAATTAAAggcaaaaaaatgtaacaaaaattagaagaaaaaatCATTTGGTTGGTTAGAATTCAAAACATATGTTGATTTTTTCTTCATTCTCAATACAATTAATCTTTAGCTATATAGATTTACAATGCTTTATGTGTAATAATTGTTATCTGAAACAGGGCTCGTTACGCGCCTGGGAGGCCGACAAACGACTCATGGTGGACAAGATCCTTAAACTAGAAGACGAACTGAGACATTTAAGACTGAATGGGTGAGTAGACGTTATATAGggacgaaaaaaatatacaaattaaactaGAAGAAAAAATAACGAGATGAGAGTTTCGTTAAACCCAGATACACTTAAACAGACtgtacacattttttattttataggatatattttattttaaaagaattgtaTATCTTTCTATATCTCACGCGATACCTGCGTTCGTGTAGTTTGGACGGCGAAACGCGCGTGAACGGCAACGATGAAGACGATCGTACGAGATTACGACGCGAACTCACAGAGACGAGGAGATCGAAACAGAACGCGGAAGAACACTCTCACAAGTCAGTACAGCGGTTACATGCACACGTGTAGTGACGCACGTAGTTGGACGTTAgaactaatttataatttgtatttatatttacatagtaTTAATGCATGAAAACCCTTAAAAACTATGAAGCTTCCAGCATAAGTGGTTTGGAGTTTAGTTGATATAAACACACCCACTAGATGTATCGTAATTATCTTCCTACCTTcaatgtaatacatttttagcTTCCGCACTATCATAGTTTGTTTTTTCAGATGGGATACTAATATCAGTTTTTAACAGATGTCGCCGCTGCCAGTGTAAGcgaagtatatattttgtatgtagatAGTTGTGACGTCACTATATTTTAAGACTACCCTCACTTGCAGATTGGAACGCCTCGTGACGCAGTTGCTATCGAAATTCAACGGTCCTCAGGTGACGAACGGAGAGGATTCATTGCTGAGCGAAAATGAAAATGACATCCGACCCAGACGTATCAGCTCGTCCAATTCAGCTAAATCCTTGACTAATCTCACGAATGTCCTGtccaataataatttgtcCAACACAGCCAATACGGGTTTCTTCGGCCCGGTTACTGATTTGTAGCGCACGGCCCTAAGGCAGGTTGTCTGTTACATTGCCAAGGATTTTATTAGATCTCTGATACAAATTGTCTGATCATTACCAAGTTATTCTCTTGAGATAATTAACTCGAATCTCACTTCGGATCGCTCTAAAATAagaatacagaaaaaatatactagcCAAAATGATTTGTGTGAAGAAGCCAGTCTCGTGTAAACCAAATATTAGTTAGTATTTTCCAGTAACTAACAGTTTTGATGGCGTCTAGTACTTATATCGAATCTGAAAGCTCATTTGGACTGTGATAGAGAAATCACTATGAAAACcccaaaaatttaattaaaaaaaaattacgttccTAATAACAAAgcaataatatgatttttaatagaaaactaactgaactaattaatatttaactgcACAAATATATGctacaaatataacattatacgtACTCGTATAAATTTTTGGTTTGTTTTGGTTTCGGTTTGGTTTGTTTGGTTTGATATAGTGAAATTTGATACAATCCGCTCCCTTCATATTCACTtgcattaaatataagtaaatttacaataatttagagttatcaaaaataattaataaacgtaACTTTATAGGAAGGTAGAAACAAAACCTTAGTCGACCTACAGACtgcttgaaaaatattgattattataataattacatcatAAGATTTAGATAttcgttaattaataaatttaacgagATAGCGattggtttttgtttttttcaaagtaatttttttttttttttttaacatttctatGTCATGTTTGAATGAACGgacaaaggttttttttattttcttccatCAACAAGgacaataatttcattataattatcattagGAAGCGAtttctgtaattttatatattatttttttgtttgtgtgtgattatttatacattggTCTCTCTA includes:
- the LOC116773117 gene encoding uncharacterized protein LOC116773117 isoform X2; this encodes MASTPKQANGNSPSNNDRPGGKRKKSRSKGTFLSKWLDKTMRDIHEPPPSLEMYDPFMNSNMYPQFSPGFNPYKFNTYSCAPEPMSLPPLPTYYNSFIPPPYSDYPNSNTQQEMQGRKTLPRRRNENKVEEVASFPADNMNQKSYLELKHFSDSQDFASLPPIVTSMADTNSNCDFPERNDKEDSNNTRRFSDPCVRGLPDAERQANGDADSDCSSSGLSGSQVGSRLLTCLLDQIASLKATNGRLTKELQDTRAELDNLRQNGYFPKSSGNLGAPNLNSNGMYSPGCVADMVREIRDATRIREEAMYARLRAMLIEKTDSGLSSTESKLAERTLDEIKGSLRAWEADKRLMVDKILKLEDELRHLRLNGLDGETRVNGNDEDDRTRLRRELTETRRSKQNAEEHSHKSVQRLHAHV
- the LOC116773117 gene encoding uncharacterized protein LOC116773117 isoform X3, with the protein product MASTPKQANGNSPSNNDRPGGKRKKSRSKGTFLSKWLDKTMRDIHEPPPSLEMYDPFMNSNMYPQFSPGFNPYKFNTYSCAPEPMSLPPLPTYYNSFIPPPYSDYPNSNTQQEMQGRKTLPRRRNENKVEEVASFPADNMNQKSYLELKHFSDSQDFASLPPIVTSMADTNSNCDFPERNDKEDSNNTRRFSDPCVRGLPDAERQANGDADSDCSSSGLSGSQVGSRLLTCLLDQIASLKATNGRLTKELQDTRAELDNLRQNGYFPKSSGNLGAPNLNSNGMYSPGCVADMVREIRDATRIREEAMYARLRAMLIEKTDSGLSSTESKLAERTLDEIKGSLRAWEADKRLMVDKILKLEDELRHLRLNGLDGETRVNGNDEDDRTRLRRELTETRRSKQNAEEHSHKWDTNISF
- the LOC116773117 gene encoding uncharacterized protein LOC116773117 isoform X1, with protein sequence MASTPKQANGNSPSNNDRPGGKRKKSRSKGTFLSKWLDKTMRDIHEPPPSLEMYDPFMNSNMYPQFSPGFNPYKFNTYSCAPEPMSLPPLPTYYNSFIPPPYSDYPNSNTQQEMQGRKTLPRRRNENKVEEVASFPADNMNQKSYLELKHFSDSQDFASLPPIVTSMADTNSNCDFPERNDKEDSNNTRRFSDPCVRGLPDAERQANGDADSDCSSSGLSGSQVGSRLLTCLLDQIASLKATNGRLTKELQDTRAELDNLRQNGYFPKSSGNLGAPNLNSNGMYSPGCVADMVREIRDATRIREEAMYARLRAMLIEKTDSGLSSTESKLAERTLDEIKGSLRAWEADKRLMVDKILKLEDELRHLRLNGLDGETRVNGNDEDDRTRLRRELTETRRSKQNAEEHSHKLERLVTQLLSKFNGPQVTNGEDSLLSENENDIRPRRISSSNSAKSLTNLTNVLSNNNLSNTANTGFFGPVTDL